Proteins from a single region of Streptomyces sp. Tu 3180:
- a CDS encoding DUF3099 domain-containing protein produces MTTSPRRREDPRAESITRARTGLTQDLRDRQRRYLTAMLIRTACVILMALTWNRWPALAVCALIGSVAIPYVAVVAAQAGWRQQRGARPLLTWTPADPAPRTPLEPTLVLPPERHTTSWSE; encoded by the coding sequence ATGACCACCAGCCCACGGCGCCGGGAAGATCCCCGAGCCGAGTCCATCACCCGGGCCCGCACCGGCCTGACCCAGGACCTGCGCGACCGCCAGCGGCGCTACCTCACCGCCATGCTGATCCGCACCGCCTGCGTGATCCTGATGGCCCTCACCTGGAACCGCTGGCCCGCCCTCGCCGTCTGCGCCCTGATCGGCTCCGTCGCCATCCCGTACGTCGCCGTCGTCGCCGCCCAGGCCGGCTGGCGCCAGCAACGCGGCGCCCGGCCACTGCTGACCTGGACCCCCGCGGACCCCGCCCCCCGCACCCCCCTCGAACCCACCCTGGTCCTCCCCCCGGAACGACACACGACAAGCTGGTCCGAGTGA
- a CDS encoding VOC family protein codes for MSSQLFAVSFDAHQPERLAHFWAGVLGLQRADGGDDGVTLLSGNDAGYRLGFRPSRARKTAQNRLHFDLTSSSPEEQRETVARALDLGARHADVGQEPDASHVVLADPEGNEFCVIEPGNAFLAGCGLIGALACDGSQAVGYFWSQALGWPLVWDQDEETAIQSPNGGTKITWGGPPLMPDPGKDLHFDLVPEDDQQAEVERLLSLGAKRLGPARGGDGAVLLADPDGNEFRVLTRR; via the coding sequence ATGAGCAGTCAACTCTTCGCGGTCTCTTTCGACGCGCACCAGCCCGAGCGCCTGGCGCACTTCTGGGCCGGCGTCCTGGGCCTGCAGAGAGCCGACGGGGGTGACGACGGGGTCACCCTGTTGTCCGGGAACGACGCCGGCTACCGTCTGGGCTTCCGTCCCTCCCGGGCGCGGAAGACCGCCCAGAACCGGCTGCACTTCGACCTGACCAGTTCCTCCCCGGAGGAACAGCGGGAGACCGTGGCCAGGGCGCTCGACCTCGGCGCGCGGCACGCCGACGTCGGCCAGGAACCGGACGCGTCCCACGTGGTGCTCGCCGATCCCGAGGGCAACGAGTTCTGCGTCATCGAGCCGGGCAATGCCTTCCTCGCCGGCTGTGGCCTCATCGGAGCGCTCGCCTGCGACGGTTCGCAGGCCGTGGGCTACTTCTGGAGCCAGGCGCTGGGCTGGCCGCTGGTCTGGGACCAGGACGAGGAGACCGCCATCCAGTCACCGAACGGCGGCACGAAGATCACATGGGGTGGTCCGCCGCTCATGCCGGACCCCGGCAAGGACCTGCACTTCGACCTCGTGCCGGAGGACGATCAGCAAGCGGAGGTCGAGCGCCTGCTCTCCCTCGGGGCGAAGCGTCTCGGCCCCGCCCGCGGCGGGGACGGGGCCGTGCTGCTGGCCGACCCCGACGGCAACGAATTCCGCGTGCTCACGCGTCGGTGA